A stretch of Mytilus edulis chromosome 11, xbMytEdul2.2, whole genome shotgun sequence DNA encodes these proteins:
- the LOC139494604 gene encoding uncharacterized protein → MDPSHVEQQEEIHAPEGNVPDLELLQNPSKTTNLDENAETRRVRDLTEKGQGAFIEKRDKFYHDLEALWSNLDSQLLETAKPPNDLQQLLTAQDKIVQACTKYRRLTDEYLTFLKNTKTLDSLQDIDTCKFSTDIRMSKVELAIETLHEHRLTLTKAKSTKTRTSKGKTTSHSGSSHASDMSSLARRKRAKAESARSKIAFAEQEAALLKQEAVLQEQTLYRQTEIKAEIEQEAIGAKQEATRRRAEAEQEEEHIKAKKEHEAVRRKTQMEQEAARAVREKAELQAARNILEAKREAAAAEAEARVLEYDGSQAFSELPDEKEDPLQRVQDFVNKLPVSTVVKEVTGPQKKKQIPVKTELSHEAPAFVPSSALNLLSQTSAVLPSDTKSPEVTLIPDLGTITNIGKQGVSEKIPVSHPKQGVIEENPVAYQQQINPTSEITRFLLRKDLLFSRLTNFNDQAESFHTWKSSFKNVIDELQVSDSEQIDLLIKWLGSESGKHAMSIRASNANNPTRGLQRLWQRLDERYGAPEMLEASITSKLVNFPTLTNKDNARLYDLSDILSEIEYHKENPKLGCLLAYFDSSSGINPIVEKLPYGLQEKWITRASRYKSKYEVAFPPFTEFSAFIREMSKIKNDPGFIFGSKVTPNTKDSTPRFTPQTYSKVNVHKTAVEQQTEDSSQQQNLCILHKTKHTLNECRAFRAKPIEERKELLRQNNVCYKCCESTTHRSRDCNASISCNECGSERHTTALHITRPQQSESSQFSSPRQAYGGELTQVYGGEQTESAETKLTSVSSICTEIYKDHKSEKSYAKILPVDVYHKDKTDKIIRMYAIIDDQSNRSLASPEFFSLFNVREKPENYSLMTCSGRVATSGKRGKDFVIKSVHSDVQFDLPTLIECNNIPNNRDEIPTPEVAMHHPHLTELRGSITPIEERCQILLLVGRDLIEAHHVLEQRLGPSRTPFAQKLRLGWVIIGNTYIDKQTSPIQVNTKITNVSITESEQRLASRPEIAVNDKNPIVVQYNDTNFHSNAKVAKSHSMQSLECTGPSTKPGKRTNSSKGTSLGSLKAKSVTSIEKSIDKESFNPKSTEPKVHGEEINIIHKPIPKEGPLANLNLPLHEQRLLRGGSSIVKSDLNISEKEPVVLSGHRHRVTPFLGHYYDKIKHRGRHSTDRATRSAGLDVMTKRLISSDTHKDVSYRQIGRQQTTNSCYTSIYLRSSSPSNYVGENSSHYRYSSNRTFYRTQQCRPRHPSSKGQKTVPTQFHVERTY, encoded by the coding sequence ATGGATCCAAGTCATGTGGAACAACAAGAAGAGATACATGCCCCAGAGGGAAATGTCCCAGATCTAGAACTCTTACAAAATCCGtctaaaacaacaaatttagATGAAAACGCCGAGACTAGGCGAGTACGCGACCTCACAGAAAAGGGACAGGGAGCCTTTATAGAAAAACGTGACAAGTTCTATCACGACTTAGAAGCCCTATGGTCAAACCTAGATTCTCAGTTATTAGAAACGGCCAAGCCTCCTAACGACCTCCAGCAATTGTTAACAGCACAAGATAAAATTGTACAAGCCTGTACTAAGTATCGCAGGCTCACAGACGAGTACTTGAcatttctgaaaaatacaaaaacattagaCAGCCTTCAAGACATTGATACGTGCAAATTCTCAACGGATATTCGAATGTCTAAAGTAGAACTGGCAATTGAAACTTTGCACGAGCATCGCCTTACCTTGACAAAGGCTAAATCTACAAAAACGAGGACATCTAAGGGCAAGACCACCTCGCACAGTGGGAGCTCACACGCCTCCGACATGTCGAGCCTAGCACGGAGAAAGCGTGCCAAGGCAGAGTCCGCTAGATCGAAGATAGCCTTTGCCGAGCAAGAAGCTGCCCTCCTAAAGCAGGAGGCCGTTTTACAGGAACAGACCCTATATAGACAAACAGAAATCAAGGCCGAAATCGAACAAGAAGCTATCGGTGCAAAACAAGAAGCCACACGTAGAAGAGCCGAAGCAGAACAGGAGGAAGAGCACATCAAAGCTAAAAAAGAACATGAGGCCGTTCGCAGGAAAACTCAAATGGAACAGGAAGCCGCACGTGCGGTCCGAGAAAAAGCCGAACTTCAGGCCGCTAGGAACATTCTCGAAGCAAAAagagaagctgcagccgcagaagccgaggctcgtGTCCTGGAATACGACGGCAGCCAAGCCTTTAGCGAACTACCTGACGAAAAGGAAGACCCGctccagcgtgtgcaagatttcgtcaataaacttcctgtatcaactgttgtaaaggaagtaacaggacctcaaaagaaaaaacaaattcctgttaagACCGAGCTAAGTCAcgaagcaccagcgttcgtgccGTCCTCGGCACTGAACTTGCTGTCACAGACATCTGCCGTCTTGCCTTCCGATACTAAGTCACCGGAAGTTACCTTAATCCCAGATCTGGGAACAATAACTAACATAGGAAAACAGGGCGTTTCAGAAAAGATCCCTGTTTCACACCCAAAACAAGGCGTAATAGAAGAGAACCCTGTAGCATACCAGCAACAAATCAATCCCACGTCGGAGATAACTAGGTTTCTTTTACGCAAAGACCTATTATTCTCCAGGCTAACTAATTTTAATGACCAGGCAGAATCCTTCCATACATGGAAATCTAGCTTCAAAAACGTCATAGACGAATTACAAGTTTCTGACTCGGAACAAATAGACCTACTGATAAAGTGGCTAGGGTCAGAGTCTGGTAAACATGCCATGAGTATTAGGGCATCAAATGCCAACAACCCTACTAGAGGCTTACAGAGGTTATGGCAAAGACTGGATGAGCGatatggtgctccagaaatgttggaagcctctATCACGAGTAAACTCGTCAATTTTCCTACCTTGACGAACAAAGATAACGCACGTCTTTATGACTTGTCTGATATTCTATCAGAAATCGAATAtcacaaggaaaatcccaagctgggatgtttgcTTGCTTATTTCGATTCTTCGTCCGGTATAAATCCTATTGTGGAAAAACTACCATACGGACTCCAAGAAAAGTGGATAACAAGGGCTTCAAGATACAAGTCCAAATATGAAGTTGCCTTTCCGCCATTCACAGAATTCTCTGCCTTCATCAGGGAAATGAGCAAAATTAAGAACGATCCTGGGTTCATCTTTGGATCAAAAgtaacaccaaatacaaaagaCTCTACGCCAAGGTTCACACCTCAGACGTACTCTAAAGTCAACGTCCATAAGACGGCTGTTGAACAGCAAACTGAAGACAGCAGTCAACAACAAAATCTGTGTATCCTACACAAGACAAAGCATACCTTGAATGAATGCCGAGCATTCCGAGCCAAACCAATCGAGGAACGCAAGGAACTGTTAAGACAAAACAATGTGTGCTACAAGTGTTGTGAGTCAACCACACACAGAAGTCGGGACTGCAACGCAAGTATCAGTTGTAACGAGTGTGGAAGTGAACGACATACCACAGCActtcacatcactagaccacaACAATCTGAAAGTTCCCAGTTTAGCTCACCCAGAcaagcctacggcggggagcTAACACAAGTCTACGGCGGGGAGCAGACAGAGTCAGCTGAAACAAAGTTAACCTCTGTAAGTTCGATCTGCACAGAGATCTACAAAGATCATAAGAGCGAGAAATCTTATGCCAAGATATTACCTGTGGACGTGTACCATAAGGACAAGACGGACAAAATTATCAGGATGTACGCCATTATTGacgaccaaagcaaccggtctcTTGCCTCGCCTGAATTCTTCAGTCTGTTCAACGTTCGGGAGAAACCTGAAAACTACTCTCTTATGACATGCTCCGGCAGAGTAGCTACTTCCGGGAAAAGAGGAAAAGATTTCGTCATAAAATCTGTACATAGTGACGTACAATTTGATCTGCCTAcattaattgaatgtaataatattCCCAATAATCGAGACGAAATTCCTACTCCTGAAGTTGCAATGCATCATCCTCATCTGACAGAACTCAGAGGAAGTATTACACCAATAGAGGAACGTTGTCAAATTCTTCTCCTTGTTGGAAGggaccttatagaggcacaccaCGTCCTTGAACAACGCCTAGGACCATCCCGAACTCCATTTGCCCAAAAGTTGAGACTTGGTTGGGTCATAATTGGAAATACATACATTGACAAGCAAACTTCTCCTATTCAAGTCAACACAAAGATAACTAACGTTTCAATCACGGAATCAGAACAACGTCTTGCCTCAAGACCGGAAATAGCCGTCAACGACAAGAATCCTATTGTTGTTCAGTATAACGACACAAACTTTCATTCGAATGCCAAGGTCGCTAAATCGCATTCAATGCAATCCCTTGAATGTACAGGACCTAGTACCAAGCCTGGTAAACGCACAAATTCATCTAAAGGGACATCACTCGGGTCACTAAAAGCAAAATCTGTGACttctatagaaaaatctatagatAAAGAAAGTTTCAATCCGAAATCAACAGAACCTAAAGTTCATGGAGAGGAAATCAATATCATTCACAAACCTATTCCGAAAGAAGGACCTCTTGCCAATCTCAATCTGCCATTGCATGAGCAACGTCTACTACGAGGAGGAAGCAGTATTGTCAAATCTGACTTGAATATAAGTGAAAAGGAACCAGTAGTCTTATCTGGACATCGTCACAGAGTAACACCTTTTCTTGGACATTACTACGACAAAATCAAACATAGAGGACGCCACTCTACAGATAGAGCGACTAGATCTGCAGGATTGGACGTTATGACGAAACGCCTAATTTCGTCTGATACTCACAAAGATGTGTCATATCGCCAAATCGGAAGACAACAAACTACTAACTCTTGTTATACTTCGATCTATCTTCGATCGTCATCGCCGTCTAACTACGTTGGAGAAAACAGTTCCCATTATCGATACAGCAGTAATAGAACATTCTACAGAACACAACAATGTCGTCCGAGACACCCTTCTTCTAAAGGACAAAAAACTGTGCCTACCCAGTTTCACGTGGAACGTACTTATTAG